One Marinibacterium anthonyi genomic region harbors:
- the acrR_2 gene encoding putative acrAB operon repressor: MTRTKRGGRPTKQDSERLAAQIVDTARALFISQGFAATTMEQVIDACGIGKDTLYRRFSTKEDLFAEVARAAATRTLAWFESMDRDSPAEPLARVRHLARWFLDANLDPELLALKREAFIEAMRTRPLVQDDAFTPRLVEAIAAAHSAGTLTAPDPAFTAAQLIAAVVLGPNNDALMGSDALGDPADREAWFDRAWQLFVAGAGA, translated from the coding sequence ATGACACGGACGAAACGCGGCGGCCGCCCGACCAAGCAGGACAGCGAACGCCTGGCGGCCCAGATCGTCGACACCGCCCGCGCGCTGTTCATCTCGCAGGGCTTCGCCGCCACCACGATGGAACAGGTGATCGACGCCTGCGGCATCGGCAAGGACACGCTCTACCGCCGCTTTTCCACCAAGGAGGATCTCTTTGCCGAGGTCGCCCGCGCCGCCGCCACCCGCACCCTGGCCTGGTTCGAATCCATGGACCGCGACAGCCCGGCCGAGCCCCTGGCCCGCGTCCGCCACCTGGCCCGCTGGTTCCTCGACGCCAACCTCGACCCTGAACTCCTGGCGCTCAAGCGCGAGGCCTTCATCGAGGCCATGCGCACCCGCCCCCTCGTGCAGGACGACGCCTTCACCCCCCGCCTGGTCGAGGCCATCGCCGCCGCCCATTCCGCCGGCACCCTCACCGCCCCCGACCCCGCCTTCACCGCGGCCCAGCTGATCGCGGCGGTGGTTTTGGGGCCGAACAACGACGCGCTGATGGGCTCGGACGCGCTTGGCGATCCTGCCGACCGGGAAGCGTGGTTCGATCGGGCCTGGCAGTTGTTCGTGGCGGGGGCCGGCGCGTAA